A single Corallococcus exiguus DNA region contains:
- a CDS encoding TonB-dependent receptor plug domain-containing protein, with amino-acid sequence MSGRWWLCALLWSAVSGLARAEDVPSENGGVAQPASLSDAEPAPETPGQESAPETPGQESARETPGQESAPAAEAATSAEPVAASPSEPDAASVSAEAVPASPSEPDAASVSAEAVPAKPVQAVEATPPVEEPPALQTVVTSSRTQERLRETPVATEVITRSEIVASGARDASELLNARPGFVVQQGFSGSGLSMQGLAPEYVLVLVDGERVTGKVDGNIDLSRLSLEDIEQVEIVKGPGSVLYGSDAVAGVVNFITRRAQRTLGADLRAAYGTLGRLDLDATGETRGDAWGLRMSAGLQRRDAYDLDTTDIGTTGSTLSGYDLSARGDWRGSETMSLEGTASYSHRIQRGVDLGAAGAVFDRATRDNTFASRLSPSWRLGEKVNLRADVSYGHYERRYLRDQRNASALDTVEDTRDQQARVGAQMDARPGGGHALVVGTEYLGEWLQSDRLDGGRGRRGRGSLYAQDSWTLWERKGLVAMRGGRADVDSQFGLALTPRFALKVDPLSWLTVRGSYGWGYRAPSFQDLLIDFENPSVGYTVRGNPDLKPERSRSFSFNVETRPTRDSVVWVGVFQHSLRDMISASLQSEGDFLRYSYINIARARVRGGELGLRQTLPGRIQVELGYTLTDGTDQELDRALEGQARHRLTAQATWRHREWGLEANLRGALTGERPFYPDTNGDGVADSYRASPTVSLDARVAWLMPAGGLQLFVVGSNLTGAGNPTDLPIPPRTLQAGVSTRF; translated from the coding sequence ATGTCCGGGCGTTGGTGGCTGTGCGCGCTGCTGTGGAGTGCCGTGTCCGGCCTGGCCCGGGCGGAGGACGTGCCGTCCGAGAACGGAGGCGTGGCGCAGCCCGCGTCGCTGTCTGACGCGGAGCCCGCGCCGGAGACGCCGGGGCAGGAGTCCGCGCCGGAGACGCCGGGGCAGGAGTCCGCGCGGGAGACGCCGGGGCAGGAGTCCGCGCCCGCCGCGGAGGCCGCCACGTCAGCGGAGCCCGTGGCCGCGTCGCCGTCGGAGCCGGATGCCGCCTCCGTGTCCGCGGAGGCCGTGCCCGCATCGCCGTCGGAGCCGGATGCCGCCTCCGTGTCCGCGGAGGCCGTGCCCGCGAAGCCCGTTCAAGCGGTGGAGGCCACGCCTCCGGTGGAGGAGCCTCCCGCGCTCCAGACGGTGGTGACGAGCTCTCGCACGCAGGAGCGTCTGCGCGAGACGCCGGTGGCCACCGAGGTCATCACCCGTTCGGAGATTGTCGCCAGCGGCGCGCGAGACGCGTCGGAGCTGTTGAACGCGCGCCCGGGCTTCGTGGTGCAGCAGGGCTTCTCGGGCTCCGGGCTGTCCATGCAGGGCCTGGCTCCGGAGTACGTGCTGGTGCTGGTGGACGGCGAGCGCGTCACCGGCAAGGTGGACGGCAACATCGACCTGTCGCGCCTGTCGCTGGAGGACATCGAGCAGGTCGAAATCGTGAAGGGCCCCGGGTCCGTGCTGTACGGCAGCGACGCGGTGGCGGGCGTGGTGAACTTCATCACCCGCCGCGCGCAGCGCACCCTGGGCGCGGACCTGCGCGCCGCGTACGGCACGCTCGGGCGCCTGGACCTGGACGCCACTGGTGAGACGCGCGGCGACGCGTGGGGCCTGCGCATGAGCGCCGGACTCCAGCGGCGCGACGCCTACGACCTGGACACCACGGACATTGGCACCACGGGCAGCACGCTGAGTGGCTACGACCTGTCCGCGCGCGGTGACTGGCGCGGCTCGGAGACGATGTCGCTGGAGGGCACTGCTTCCTACTCGCACCGCATCCAGCGCGGCGTGGACCTGGGCGCCGCCGGCGCGGTGTTCGACCGGGCCACCCGCGACAACACCTTCGCCTCGCGCCTGTCTCCGTCCTGGCGGCTGGGGGAGAAGGTGAACCTGCGTGCGGACGTGTCCTACGGTCACTACGAGCGGCGCTACCTGCGCGACCAGCGCAACGCCTCCGCGCTGGACACCGTGGAGGACACGCGCGACCAGCAGGCCCGCGTGGGTGCGCAGATGGACGCGCGTCCCGGCGGCGGCCACGCGCTGGTGGTGGGCACCGAGTACCTGGGCGAATGGCTGCAGTCGGACCGGCTGGACGGCGGACGCGGCCGGCGCGGCCGTGGCTCCCTGTACGCGCAGGACAGCTGGACGCTGTGGGAGCGCAAGGGGCTGGTAGCGATGCGCGGCGGACGGGCGGATGTGGATTCGCAGTTCGGGCTCGCGCTCACGCCCCGCTTCGCGCTGAAGGTGGACCCCCTGTCGTGGCTCACCGTGCGCGGCAGCTACGGCTGGGGCTACCGCGCGCCCAGCTTCCAGGACCTGCTCATCGACTTCGAGAACCCCTCCGTGGGTTACACCGTGCGCGGCAACCCGGACCTGAAGCCGGAGCGCTCGCGCAGCTTCAGCTTCAACGTGGAGACGCGCCCCACGCGCGACTCCGTGGTGTGGGTGGGCGTGTTCCAGCACTCGCTGCGCGACATGATTTCCGCGTCGCTGCAGTCCGAGGGTGACTTCCTGCGCTACTCGTACATCAACATCGCCCGGGCGCGCGTGCGCGGTGGCGAGCTGGGCCTGCGCCAGACGCTGCCCGGCCGCATCCAGGTGGAGCTGGGCTACACGCTCACCGACGGCACCGACCAGGAGTTGGACCGCGCGCTGGAGGGGCAGGCGCGGCACCGGCTCACCGCGCAGGCCACGTGGCGCCACCGCGAGTGGGGCCTGGAGGCCAACCTGCGCGGCGCGCTCACTGGCGAGCGTCCTTTCTATCCCGATACCAACGGAGACGGTGTGGCGGATTCCTACCGTGCCAGCCCCACCGTCTCCCTGGATGCCCGAGTCGCCTGGCTGATGCCAGCGGGCGGGCTCCAGCTTTTCGTAGTGGGCAGCAACCTCACCGGTGCGGGCAATCCGACGGACCTGCC
- a CDS encoding metallophosphoesterase, protein MRPVLLSLLLLPALVGAAAPKAQDPFVFTGVERIVAVADVHGDVDALKEVLRLAGLIDAKDRWIGGKAHLVQTGDLPDRGDHTRDAFELLMRLETEARKAGGRVHPLLGNHELMNMRGDLRYVTPGEFASFADQSSVADGPGEPKGLHGHAAAYAADGRYGKWLRSHPAVIRINDTLFLHGGLAPTVPGTTLEEVNRWVWQDLTPGQAPGGGVDPQGPVWFRGYAIDDEAKWDAGLTQVLERFGARRIVMGHTPSKDGRLSVRFGGRVIVIDTGLSTHYGRHLAALELRGDRLTALYPEGRVPLLPTPKAAAPAPRPEAKTGTK, encoded by the coding sequence GTGCGTCCCGTTCTCCTGTCCCTGTTGCTCCTGCCCGCGCTCGTGGGTGCCGCCGCCCCCAAGGCCCAGGACCCCTTCGTGTTCACGGGCGTGGAGCGCATCGTCGCCGTGGCGGACGTGCACGGCGACGTGGACGCGCTGAAGGAAGTCTTGCGGCTCGCGGGCCTCATCGACGCGAAGGACCGCTGGATTGGCGGCAAGGCGCACCTGGTGCAGACCGGGGACCTGCCGGACCGGGGCGACCACACCCGCGACGCCTTCGAGCTGCTGATGCGCCTGGAGACCGAGGCGCGCAAGGCCGGCGGCCGCGTGCACCCGCTCCTGGGCAACCACGAGCTGATGAACATGCGCGGAGACCTGCGCTACGTCACGCCCGGCGAGTTCGCCTCCTTCGCGGACCAGTCCTCCGTCGCTGACGGCCCGGGAGAACCCAAGGGGCTGCACGGCCACGCCGCCGCCTACGCCGCGGACGGGCGCTACGGGAAGTGGCTGCGCTCGCACCCCGCCGTCATCCGCATCAACGACACGCTCTTCCTCCACGGCGGCCTGGCGCCCACCGTTCCCGGCACCACGTTGGAAGAGGTGAACCGCTGGGTGTGGCAGGACCTGACGCCGGGGCAGGCACCGGGCGGCGGCGTGGATCCGCAGGGCCCGGTGTGGTTTCGCGGCTACGCCATCGACGACGAGGCGAAGTGGGACGCGGGCCTCACCCAGGTGCTGGAGCGCTTCGGCGCCCGCCGCATCGTGATGGGCCACACGCCGTCCAAGGATGGCCGGCTCTCCGTCCGCTTCGGCGGCCGCGTCATCGTCATCGACACCGGCCTCAGCACCCACTACGGCCGCCACCTGGCCGCGCTGGAGCTTCGCGGCGACCGACTCACCGCGCTCTACCCGGAAGGCCGGGTGCCCCTGCTCCCCACACCGAAGGCCGCCGCGCCCGCCCCGCGCCCCGAGGCGAAGACGGGGACGAAGTAG
- a CDS encoding NAD(P)/FAD-dependent oxidoreductase translates to MDTLRYDVAVLGGGPAGAALALALCRHSGLRVVLFERSTYAHSHLGETLPPDSRRLLARLGVWEAFARQGHLRSMGSCSRWGDSALGDNDHLRSPWGTGWHLDRSRFDRMLADEALRFGVDVRIGSAVTDWTPLETGGHRLFVPTEGDAPRDFVDARFVVDATGRSAVFATSQGARRHTVDRTSGLCGTFALQPGRAVDALTLVESCEDGWWYSARMPGDQVVFGLMGDKDSLQGLMPEDAEAWRARMERAPETRRRLEACVFTGEPLRAVSANVACLDRLHGEDWLAVGDAACMLDPLSSQGTSHALRTANQAADVVSRYLRGDSAALRLHEVRTRHEFQEHLRIREGYYRLERRWPGAPYWRNRQQSCAPVLSSPP, encoded by the coding sequence TTGGACACCCTCCGGTATGACGTCGCCGTGTTGGGCGGCGGTCCCGCGGGCGCGGCGCTGGCGCTGGCCTTGTGCAGGCATTCGGGCCTGCGCGTCGTCCTGTTCGAGCGTTCCACCTACGCGCATTCCCACCTGGGCGAGACACTGCCTCCGGACAGCCGGCGGCTGCTGGCGCGGTTGGGCGTCTGGGAGGCCTTCGCGCGCCAGGGCCACTTGCGCTCCATGGGCTCGTGCTCGCGCTGGGGAGACTCCGCGCTGGGCGACAATGATCACCTGCGCTCGCCGTGGGGCACGGGTTGGCACCTGGACCGCTCCCGGTTCGACCGGATGCTCGCGGACGAGGCCCTGCGCTTCGGCGTCGACGTGCGCATCGGCTCGGCGGTGACGGACTGGACGCCCCTGGAGACCGGCGGCCACCGCCTCTTCGTTCCCACGGAGGGCGATGCGCCCCGCGACTTCGTGGACGCGCGCTTCGTCGTGGACGCCACGGGCCGGAGCGCCGTCTTCGCCACGTCGCAGGGGGCCCGACGTCACACGGTGGACCGCACCTCCGGCCTGTGCGGCACGTTCGCGCTCCAGCCCGGCCGCGCCGTGGACGCGCTCACGCTGGTGGAGTCGTGCGAGGACGGCTGGTGGTACTCCGCGCGGATGCCCGGCGACCAGGTCGTCTTCGGGCTGATGGGCGACAAGGATTCGCTCCAGGGGTTGATGCCGGAGGATGCCGAGGCATGGCGTGCGCGGATGGAGCGCGCGCCCGAGACGCGCCGCCGCCTGGAGGCATGTGTCTTCACCGGCGAACCCCTGCGCGCGGTGTCCGCGAACGTCGCCTGCCTGGACCGGCTGCACGGCGAGGACTGGCTTGCGGTGGGCGACGCCGCGTGCATGTTGGATCCGCTGTCCTCGCAGGGCACGTCCCACGCCCTGCGCACCGCGAATCAGGCCGCCGACGTGGTGAGCCGGTACCTCCGGGGTGACTCCGCCGCGCTGCGCCTCCACGAGGTGCGAACGCGGCACGAGTTCCAGGAACACCTGCGCATCCGCGAGGGCTACTATCGCCTGGAGCGCCGCTGGCCCGGAGCGCCGTACTGGCGCAACCGCCAGCAATCCTGCGCCCCCGTCCTTTCGTCGCCGCCCTGA
- a CDS encoding YaiI/YqxD family protein, giving the protein MKIWVDADACPGPVRDILLRAVQRVKVPIVFVANKPLALPRLAYVSTVQVGAGLDVADRHIATSAEAGDLAVTQDIPLAALLVPKGVVVMDPRGELFTPETIDERLSMRNFMQELRDSGVNTGGPGGFSPQDRQQFAATLDRELTRLVKQQG; this is encoded by the coding sequence ATGAAAATCTGGGTCGATGCCGATGCGTGTCCGGGGCCCGTGCGGGACATCCTGCTGCGCGCCGTGCAGCGCGTGAAGGTGCCCATCGTCTTCGTGGCGAACAAGCCGCTGGCGCTGCCGCGTCTGGCGTACGTGTCCACCGTGCAGGTGGGTGCGGGGCTGGACGTGGCGGACCGGCACATCGCCACGTCCGCGGAGGCCGGGGACCTGGCCGTCACGCAGGACATCCCGCTGGCCGCGCTGCTCGTCCCCAAGGGCGTCGTGGTGATGGATCCGCGAGGAGAACTCTTCACGCCGGAGACCATCGACGAGCGGCTGTCGATGCGGAACTTCATGCAGGAGCTGCGCGACAGCGGCGTGAACACGGGCGGCCCCGGGGGTTTCTCACCGCAGGACCGCCAGCAGTTCGCGGCCACGCTGGACCGCGAACTGACCCGGCTGGTGAAGCAGCAGGGCTGA
- a CDS encoding amidohydrolase: MNDAAHPQSVVGSTPSVLQARARRVLAHLEAVLPGVDALYRDLHEHPELSGQEARTAAQVARRLEAEGYAVSRDVGGHGVVGLLRNGDGPTVLLRGDMDALPVEEKTGLPYASRVRTEDGEPVMHACGHDVHTACLVGTAAVLARSRDAWRGTVMVVGQPAEETFQGAKAMLDDGLYSRFGTPDAVLGQHTAPLPVGTFMHREGVTMMGSAHVRLRLFGRGAHGAQPELSVDPVVLGASVVMRLQTIVSRALSPLEAAVVTVGAFQAGTRANVIPDEALLELTVRTEDAAVQERVLAAIERIAKGEAAASGAPRAPQVEVLNRGPVNRNDPELMRRVRDAHAEWFGRDALVPGVLATASEDFPFFAQGPEHPVPTAYWFMGITPRKAWEEAPGATPQEKMAHVPGPHSSGYAPDRKGSLRGGCESLTVAALACLHAGDASVNP, translated from the coding sequence ATGAATGACGCCGCCCACCCCCAGTCCGTCGTGGGGTCCACCCCTTCTGTCCTCCAGGCCCGCGCCAGGCGCGTCCTCGCGCATTTGGAGGCGGTGCTGCCGGGCGTGGACGCGCTCTATCGAGACCTGCACGAACACCCGGAGCTGTCCGGCCAGGAAGCGCGCACGGCCGCCCAGGTGGCGCGCCGGTTGGAGGCGGAGGGCTACGCGGTGAGCCGGGACGTGGGCGGCCACGGCGTGGTGGGCCTGCTGCGCAACGGCGACGGGCCCACGGTGCTCCTGCGCGGGGACATGGATGCGCTGCCCGTGGAGGAGAAGACGGGGCTGCCCTACGCGAGCCGCGTGCGGACGGAGGACGGCGAGCCGGTGATGCACGCGTGCGGCCATGACGTCCACACCGCGTGCCTGGTGGGCACGGCGGCGGTGCTGGCGCGCTCGCGCGATGCGTGGCGCGGCACGGTGATGGTGGTGGGGCAGCCGGCGGAGGAGACCTTCCAGGGCGCGAAGGCGATGCTGGATGACGGGCTCTACTCGCGCTTCGGCACGCCGGACGCGGTGCTGGGCCAGCACACGGCGCCGCTGCCGGTGGGCACCTTCATGCACCGCGAGGGCGTGACGATGATGGGCTCCGCGCACGTGCGCCTGCGCCTCTTCGGCCGGGGAGCGCATGGCGCGCAGCCGGAGCTGTCCGTGGATCCCGTGGTGCTGGGGGCCAGCGTGGTGATGCGCCTGCAGACCATCGTGTCGCGCGCGCTGTCGCCGCTGGAAGCCGCGGTGGTGACGGTAGGGGCCTTCCAGGCGGGGACTCGCGCCAACGTGATTCCGGACGAAGCCCTGCTGGAGCTGACAGTGCGCACGGAGGATGCCGCGGTGCAGGAGCGGGTTCTCGCGGCCATCGAGCGCATCGCGAAGGGCGAGGCCGCGGCGTCGGGCGCGCCGAGGGCTCCCCAGGTGGAGGTCCTGAACCGCGGGCCGGTGAACCGCAACGACCCGGAGCTCATGCGCCGAGTCCGGGACGCGCACGCGGAATGGTTCGGGCGCGACGCACTGGTTCCGGGGGTGCTCGCCACCGCGAGCGAGGACTTCCCCTTCTTCGCCCAGGGGCCGGAACATCCCGTGCCCACCGCGTACTGGTTCATGGGCATCACGCCGCGAAAGGCCTGGGAGGAGGCACCGGGCGCGACGCCGCAGGAGAAGATGGCGCACGTGCCAGGGCCGCACTCCAGCGGTTATGCCCCGGACCGCAAGGGCTCGCTGCGCGGCGGCTGCGAGTCACTCACCGTGGCGGCGCTGGCCTGCCTGCACGCGGGCGATGCGTCCGTGAACCCCTGA
- a CDS encoding outer membrane beta-barrel protein — translation MRRSIALGLCLAGLTGGAARAQDPPSDAPTRMGRVDWQGPYFLLGLGVEGYTGKLAPNLDPGPSYGVVVGYRANDYVGLELGYSGGVSSLSVADSADFFGTPDLVRNGAQAALTVGFTPTRLQPYVLGGIGVERYSVREGSFFRFFDDTGGYAPVGAGVRFKINPQLTAEVRGSYSFLFGQNFAPSQDIGAGDGRYSGLLMIGGSY, via the coding sequence ATGAGGCGAAGCATCGCGTTGGGGCTCTGCCTGGCAGGATTGACGGGTGGCGCCGCCAGAGCCCAGGACCCACCGTCGGACGCGCCCACGCGGATGGGACGGGTGGATTGGCAGGGCCCCTACTTCCTCCTCGGATTGGGCGTGGAGGGCTACACGGGCAAGCTCGCGCCCAACCTGGATCCAGGGCCGTCGTATGGCGTCGTCGTAGGCTACCGCGCCAATGACTACGTGGGCCTGGAGCTGGGCTACAGCGGCGGCGTGAGCAGCCTGTCCGTCGCGGACAGCGCCGACTTCTTCGGCACGCCGGACCTCGTGCGAAACGGAGCGCAAGCGGCGCTCACGGTTGGCTTCACCCCCACCCGGCTGCAGCCCTATGTGCTCGGGGGCATCGGCGTCGAGCGCTACTCGGTGCGCGAGGGCAGCTTCTTCCGGTTCTTCGACGACACCGGGGGCTACGCACCCGTGGGCGCGGGCGTGCGCTTCAAGATCAACCCCCAGCTCACCGCCGAGGTGCGAGGCAGCTACAGCTTCCTCTTCGGGCAAAACTTCGCGCCCTCGCAGGACATTGGCGCGGGGGACGGCCGCTACTCGGGCCTGCTGATGATTGGCGGCAGCTATTGA
- a CDS encoding acyltransferase family protein gives MLRGLAILVVVVYHYPRPQGHEAFQAFANFGWTGVELFFVLSGFLIGSQLLEPVSRGETPSLRRFYLRRSLRILPSFLVVLGLYLFVPAWSERPLVTPAWRFLTFTQNFGLRINGFSHAWSLCVEEHFYLVLPLTVLALRGRLRAPSLIALAVAVMGGGMLLRGGLWLHHFSALGPEDPGWRDFDMLLYYPTYARLDGLTCGVLLAALRVFRPQAWERWTRGARARGMAVVGLACLGGVLFINEEHFRYLPYVLLSFPLAALGFAALVLALAGPAASRVCARIPGVKTFAVLSFTVYLTHKAVQHGVRDALAPHGMDAFHVVTLLGGAVAVLLASLALHHGVERPALKWRERLERELTSRKPQARPAVP, from the coding sequence CTGCTCCGGGGCCTGGCCATCCTCGTCGTCGTCGTCTACCACTACCCCCGCCCCCAGGGTCACGAGGCCTTCCAGGCGTTCGCCAACTTCGGCTGGACGGGCGTGGAGCTGTTCTTCGTGCTCAGCGGCTTCCTCATCGGCTCGCAGCTCCTGGAGCCGGTGTCGCGCGGTGAGACGCCGTCACTGAGGCGCTTCTACCTGCGGCGCTCGCTGCGCATCCTTCCGTCCTTCCTCGTCGTGCTGGGCCTCTACCTCTTCGTGCCAGCCTGGAGCGAGCGGCCCCTGGTGACGCCCGCGTGGCGGTTCCTCACCTTCACGCAGAACTTCGGCCTGCGCATCAACGGCTTCTCCCACGCGTGGTCCCTGTGCGTGGAGGAGCACTTCTACCTGGTGCTGCCTCTCACCGTGCTCGCGCTGCGTGGACGCCTTCGCGCGCCGTCCCTCATCGCGCTCGCGGTGGCCGTGATGGGCGGAGGCATGCTCCTGCGCGGCGGGCTGTGGCTGCACCACTTCTCCGCGCTCGGGCCCGAGGATCCGGGGTGGCGCGACTTCGACATGCTGCTCTACTACCCGACGTACGCGCGGCTCGACGGGTTGACGTGCGGCGTGCTGCTCGCGGCCTTGCGCGTCTTCCGGCCACAGGCCTGGGAGCGCTGGACTCGCGGCGCCCGCGCGCGGGGGATGGCCGTCGTGGGACTCGCGTGTCTGGGCGGCGTCCTCTTCATCAACGAGGAGCACTTCCGCTACCTCCCCTATGTCCTGCTGTCGTTCCCCCTGGCCGCGCTGGGCTTCGCGGCGCTGGTGCTGGCGCTGGCGGGCCCCGCGGCTTCGCGCGTCTGCGCCCGCATCCCGGGCGTGAAGACCTTCGCGGTCCTGAGCTTCACCGTCTACCTCACGCACAAGGCCGTGCAGCATGGCGTGCGGGACGCGCTGGCGCCCCATGGAATGGACGCGTTCCACGTCGTCACGTTGTTGGGCGGCGCCGTGGCGGTGCTGCTCGCCTCGCTCGCGCTGCACCATGGCGTGGAGCGGCCCGCGCTGAAGTGGCGGGAGCGGCTGGAGCGGGAGCTCACCTCCCGGAAGCCCCAGGCGCGGCCCGCCGTTCCCTGA
- a CDS encoding YqjF family protein produces the protein MRPFLTATWRYLLMLNYEVDPAVLRPLVPRGTELDAWQGRTFASMVGFRFLDTRVRGLVVPFHRDFDEVNLRFYVRRLGPEGWRRGVVFVREIVPRLAIATVARVLYNEPYVAHPMRHAVNMDGADTGAPGHVEYAWKSHGRWHQLSARTLGTPSESAPGSQEEFITEHYWGYTAQRDGGCAEYRVEHPRWSVWRAQETSFDCDVARFYGPAFSECLRGTPHSAFVAAGSEVSVFPGNELQPLSAP, from the coding sequence ATGCGCCCCTTCCTGACGGCGACGTGGCGGTACCTGCTGATGCTCAACTACGAGGTGGATCCGGCGGTGCTGCGGCCCCTCGTCCCCCGTGGCACGGAGCTCGACGCGTGGCAGGGCCGCACGTTCGCGAGCATGGTCGGCTTCCGCTTCCTCGACACGCGCGTGCGGGGACTCGTGGTGCCGTTCCACCGGGACTTCGATGAGGTGAACCTGCGCTTCTACGTGCGCCGCCTGGGCCCCGAAGGCTGGCGGCGCGGCGTGGTGTTCGTGCGCGAAATCGTGCCCCGGCTCGCCATCGCCACCGTGGCGCGCGTCCTCTACAACGAGCCCTACGTCGCGCACCCCATGCGCCACGCCGTGAACATGGACGGCGCGGACACCGGCGCGCCCGGCCACGTCGAGTACGCCTGGAAGTCCCACGGCCGCTGGCACCAGCTGTCGGCCCGGACGCTCGGCACGCCGTCCGAGAGCGCCCCCGGCTCCCAGGAGGAGTTCATCACCGAGCACTACTGGGGCTACACCGCCCAGCGCGACGGCGGCTGCGCCGAGTACCGCGTGGAACATCCCCGATGGAGCGTCTGGCGCGCCCAGGAGACCTCCTTCGACTGCGACGTGGCCCGCTTCTACGGCCCCGCCTTCTCCGAATGCCTCCGGGGCACGCCCCACTCCGCCTTCGTGGCCGCCGGCTCGGAAGTGTCCGTCTTTCCTGGAAATGAACTCCAGCCCTTGTCAGCGCCGTAG
- a CDS encoding DUF2089 domain-containing protein — MTTSKSTWPVPTRCPFCGGGTVIERVRCDGCASAVEGRFTTGWVQQLSPEQLAFVRVFIACRGKIKDVEQALGLSYPTVVARLDDVVEALGQTPGGPPPPAPPPPPPPPRERGSPRRAQILDDLAAGLIDADEAAQRLKKARE; from the coding sequence ATGACAACCTCCAAGTCCACCTGGCCCGTGCCCACCCGCTGCCCCTTCTGTGGAGGCGGCACCGTCATCGAACGGGTTCGCTGCGACGGGTGCGCGTCCGCGGTGGAGGGACGCTTCACGACCGGCTGGGTGCAGCAGCTGTCGCCGGAGCAGCTCGCGTTCGTGCGCGTGTTCATCGCGTGCCGGGGGAAGATCAAGGACGTGGAGCAGGCGCTGGGCCTCTCCTATCCGACGGTGGTGGCGCGGCTGGACGACGTGGTGGAGGCCCTGGGCCAGACGCCCGGAGGCCCGCCGCCTCCCGCGCCTCCTCCACCGCCACCTCCGCCCCGGGAGCGCGGCTCTCCGCGCCGGGCGCAGATTCTCGATGACCTCGCGGCCGGGCTCATCGACGCGGACGAGGCCGCTCAACGTCTCAAGAAGGCACGGGAGTAA
- a CDS encoding SHOCT-like domain-containing protein, whose product MMDPEATPSSDASSSSRDGTQRHAIPWGQHAELVLHAPAATLVVSPLPEGEKPYLVTHGRVETRIQEHGRVTKVELLPREAGFLSLFWRHGGQAELFVPPDVRAKLLLDAGAVRISGLKDCELELNTDAGTASLRDVHGKLTLRTGAGRIIGERVGGTLHVHAAAGAVKLDVDALDVGEHRIGTQVGAVELRLVPGLDVNISAHTSLGSAQTRYPSNPQAATTILLETELGSVRIRDSGRSRGEDAEAWEEDSMRWQRQAERWQRRAERHANQWAHAWANSWGAPPWAGQGSQHHRPRPPAPPPPPQSQGIPDEEMRRVLDLVEAGKLSAEDAQKLLKAMQR is encoded by the coding sequence ATGATGGACCCTGAAGCCACGCCGTCCTCCGACGCCTCGTCTTCCTCGCGCGACGGCACCCAGCGCCACGCGATTCCGTGGGGACAGCACGCGGAGCTGGTGCTGCACGCGCCCGCCGCCACGCTCGTCGTGTCGCCGCTGCCGGAGGGAGAGAAGCCCTACCTGGTGACGCACGGCCGGGTGGAGACGCGCATCCAGGAGCACGGCCGGGTGACGAAGGTGGAGCTGCTGCCGCGCGAGGCGGGCTTCCTGTCACTGTTCTGGCGCCACGGCGGACAGGCGGAGCTGTTCGTGCCGCCCGACGTGCGCGCGAAGCTCCTGCTGGACGCGGGCGCGGTGCGCATCTCCGGCCTGAAGGACTGCGAGCTGGAGCTGAACACCGACGCGGGCACGGCGAGCCTGCGCGACGTGCACGGCAAGCTGACCCTGCGCACGGGCGCGGGCCGCATCATCGGCGAGCGCGTGGGCGGCACCCTCCACGTCCACGCCGCCGCGGGCGCGGTGAAGCTGGACGTGGACGCGCTGGACGTGGGCGAGCACCGCATCGGGACGCAGGTGGGCGCGGTGGAGCTGCGCCTGGTGCCCGGGCTGGATGTGAACATCTCGGCCCATACGTCGCTGGGCTCGGCGCAGACGCGCTACCCGTCCAACCCCCAGGCGGCGACGACGATCCTCCTGGAGACGGAGCTGGGCTCGGTGCGCATCCGCGACTCGGGCCGTTCACGCGGCGAGGACGCGGAAGCCTGGGAGGAGGACTCGATGCGCTGGCAGCGTCAGGCGGAGCGCTGGCAGCGCCGCGCCGAGCGCCACGCGAACCAGTGGGCCCATGCCTGGGCGAACTCGTGGGGCGCGCCGCCCTGGGCGGGCCAGGGGTCCCAGCACCACCGGCCTCGGCCGCCCGCACCGCCCCCTCCGCCCCAGTCCCAGGGCATCCCCGATGAGGAGATGCGCCGCGTGCTGGACCTGGTGGAGGCCGGCAAGCTCAGCGCGGAGGACGCCCAGAAGCTGCTCAAGGCGATGCAGCGGTGA